One region of Erythrolamprus reginae isolate rEryReg1 chromosome 12, rEryReg1.hap1, whole genome shotgun sequence genomic DNA includes:
- the ATP6V1B2 gene encoding V-type proton ATPase subunit B, brain isoform, which produces MAAMRAIRGMVNGAVSELSGGGATRDQAAAVTRDYLSQPRLTYKTVSGVNGPLVILDQVKFPRYAEIVHLTLPDGTKRSGQVLEVSGSKAVVQVFEGTSGIDAKRTSCEFTGDILRTPVSEDMLGRVFNGSGKPIDRGPVVLAEDYLDIMGQPINPQCRIYPEEMIQTGISAIDGMNSIARGQKIPIFSAAGLPHNEIAAQICRQAGLVKKSKDVMDYSADNFAIVFAAMGVNMETARFFKSDFEENGSMDNVCLFLNLANDPTIERIITPRLALTAAEFLAYQCEKHVLVILTDMSSYAEALREVSAAREEVPGRRGFPGYMYTDLATIYERAGRVEGRNGSITQIPILTMPNDDITHPIPDLTGYITEGQIYVDRQLHNRQIYPPINVLPSLSRLMKSAIGEGMTRKDHAEVSNQLYACYAIGKDVQAMKAVVGEEALTSDDLLYLEFLQKFERNFIAQGPYENRTVYETLDIGWQLLRIFPKEMLKRIPQSTLAEFYPRDSTAKH; this is translated from the exons CATACAAAACAGTATCTGGTGTTAATGGACCGCTCGTAATCTTGGATCAAGTGAAG TTTCCCAGGTATGCAGAGATTGTGCATTTGACACTTCCTGATGGAACAAAGAGAAGTGGACAAGTCCTAGAAGTCAGTGGATCCAAAGCTGTAGTTCAG GTGTTTGAAGGAACTTCGGGAATCGATGCTAAGAGAACATCTTGTGAATTCACTGGGGATATCCTTCGAACCCCGGTGTCTGAAGATATGCTCG GACGTGTGTTTAATGGCTCAGGAAAACCTATAGACAGAGGTCCTGTAGTCTTGGCTGAAGACTACCTTGATATCATGG GTCAGCCTATCAACCCTCAGTGTCGAATCTATCCAGAAGAAATGATTCAGACTGGCATTTCTGCAATAGATGGTATGAACAGTATTGCCAGAGGCCAGAAGATCCCCATTTTCTCTGCTGCTGGATTGCCCCATAACGAG ATAGCGGCTCAGATCTGTCGTCAGGCAGGCTTGGTGAAGAAATCCAAAGACGTGATGGACTACAGTGCTGACAACTTTGCCATTGTATTTGCTGCGATGGGA GTGAACATGGAAACAGCCAGATTTTTCAAATCTGACTTTGAAGAAAATGGGTCCATGGACAACGTGTGTCTGTTCTTGAATTTGGCTAATGATCCAAC CATTGAACGGATAATCACTCCTCGTCTTGCACTGACTGCTGCAGAATTCTTGGCTTATCAGTGTGAGAAGCACGTGTTGGTCATTCTGACAGATATGAGTTCCTACGCAGAAGCTCTGAGAGAG GTCTCAGCTGCCAGAGAAGAAGTGCCAGGTCGGCGTGGTTTTCCTGGCTACATGTACACAGATTTGGCCACAATCTATGAACGAGCTGGACGAGTAGAAGGCAGGAATGGGTCCATTACCCAGATTCCCATTCTTACCATGCCCAATGATG ATATAACACATCCTATTCCTGATTTAACGGGATATATTACCGAAGGCCAAATCTACGTAGACAGACAGCTGCACAACCGACAG ATTTACCCACCCATCAATGTACTTCCTTCTTTGTCTCGATTGATGAAATCTGCTATTGGGGAGGGAATGACCAGAAAAGATCATGCTGAAGTATCAAACCAGCTG TATGCCTGCTACGCCATCGGGAAGGATGTCCAGGCCATGAAAGCAGTAGTAGGAGAAGAAGCACTTACTTCTGATGATCTTCTCTACCTTGAATTTCTGCAGAAATTTGAGAGGAACTTCATTGCTCAGG GGCCCTATGAAAACCGCACTGTTTATGAAACATTGGACATTGGTTGGCAGCTGCTACGTATTTTCCCCAAGGAGATGCTGAAGAGGATTCCTCAGAGCACTTTGGCAGAGTTCTATCCACGAGACTCCACTGCAAAACATTAG